A stretch of Lathyrus oleraceus cultivar Zhongwan6 chromosome 6, CAAS_Psat_ZW6_1.0, whole genome shotgun sequence DNA encodes these proteins:
- the LOC127095974 gene encoding uncharacterized protein LOC127095974, giving the protein MNPERKSIHNYKFVEPPLAVLRGLGVRLDPTHKNAFKEMYGNLLGILNTEVDVIAVHTLVQFYDPPLRCFTFKDYQLTPTLEEYSHILGIKIKNQVPYIRTKELPEYRELAEALHMGKKEIELNLKPKRGIHGFTSKFLVDKAITFAEAGSWTAFNAHLALLIYGIVLFPNMEEFVDLAAIHIFLTKNLIPTLLADTYYSIHVRTQKKKGTIVYCTPLLYRWFISHLPSDGPFV; this is encoded by the coding sequence ATGAATCCCGAGAGGAAGAGCATCCATAATTACAAGTTTGTGGAACCTCCATTGGCTGTGTTGAGAGGACTTGGGGTGCGTCTAGACCCGACTCACAAAAACGCCTTCAAGGAAATGTATGGTAACTTGCTGGGCATTCTGAACACCGAGGTCGACGTCATCGCTGTGCATACcttggtgcagttctatgatccaccaCTAAGATGCTTTACCTTCAAAGACTATCAGCTAACACCGACACTGGAAGAGTATTCTCATATCTTGGGTATCAAGATAAAGAACCAGGTGCCCTACATCCGCACCAAGGAACTTCCTGAATATCGAGAACTTGCTGAAGCTCTGCATATGGGAAAGAAGGAGATAGAATTGAACCTGAAACCGAAGCGTGGAATCCATGGCTTCACCTCTAAGTTTCTCGTAGACAAAGCTATCACTTTCGCTGAAGCTGGAAGCTGGACGGCCTTCAACGCCCATCTAGCTTTACTCATCTATGGGATTGTGCTGTTTCCAAATATGGAAGAGTTCGTGGACTTGGCTGCTATTCACATCTTCTTGACTAAGAACCTGATTCCCACTCTTCTTGCTGATACTTATTATTCCATTCACGTAAGGACTCAAAAGAAGAAAGGGACTATCGTCTATTGCACCCCTTTACTGTATAGATGGTTTATTTCGCATCTACCCAGTGATGGGCCTTTCGTTTAG